Proteins encoded by one window of Candidatus Binataceae bacterium:
- a CDS encoding BMP family protein, whose protein sequence is MMIHPGFRALAARWRWNAALTICAMISCAACTSPHKAPSSAAAFRVALLTPGPVSDAGWNAAAFDGLRLIKEKLGAETALVQTRSPADFDDGFRDFASRGFNLIFAHGYEYTDSAISVARDFPHVYFVVSSGSQSSRNVASLTFKFDQAAYAEGVLAGGVTRTGVVGAIGGIELPSIRQTFDGFRRGFLSVRPRGRMLISYIGKFDDVGAAKEAALAQISQGADLIVHDADAAGLGVFQAAAQAHVLAFGAIRNQNDVMPGVVLASAVTATAQAFLRIATEVKNNQFHPGMLEFGMEDGMVKVVLNPKLESRIPEQAMKQFLAAEREFGRAEQ, encoded by the coding sequence ATGATGATCCACCCAGGTTTCCGTGCGCTCGCGGCCAGATGGCGTTGGAACGCCGCGCTAACCATTTGTGCAATGATCTCGTGCGCAGCCTGCACTTCCCCGCATAAGGCTCCGTCGAGCGCCGCCGCCTTCCGTGTCGCGTTGCTGACCCCGGGGCCGGTCAGCGACGCCGGCTGGAACGCGGCCGCCTTCGACGGCTTGCGGCTAATCAAGGAAAAGCTCGGAGCCGAAACGGCGCTGGTGCAGACCCGATCGCCGGCTGACTTCGACGATGGCTTCCGCGACTTCGCTTCGCGCGGGTTCAACCTGATTTTCGCGCATGGCTACGAATACACCGACTCCGCGATCAGCGTGGCGCGGGATTTTCCTCATGTTTATTTCGTGGTCAGTTCGGGCAGCCAATCGTCGCGCAACGTCGCTTCGTTAACCTTCAAATTCGATCAGGCGGCCTATGCCGAAGGCGTGCTCGCGGGCGGAGTCACCAGAACCGGAGTCGTCGGCGCGATAGGCGGCATCGAACTGCCGTCGATTCGGCAGACCTTCGACGGGTTCAGACGCGGCTTCCTCTCGGTGCGGCCCAGAGGCCGGATGCTGATTAGCTATATCGGCAAGTTCGACGACGTAGGTGCAGCCAAGGAAGCGGCGTTGGCGCAAATCAGCCAAGGTGCGGACCTGATCGTGCACGATGCCGATGCCGCCGGGCTGGGAGTCTTTCAGGCCGCGGCGCAGGCGCACGTCCTGGCCTTCGGTGCAATACGCAATCAGAATGACGTGATGCCCGGCGTCGTTCTTGCCAGCGCCGTGACTGCAACGGCCCAGGCATTTCTGCGAATCGCCACTGAAGTCAAAAATAATCAGTTTCATCCCGGTATGCTCGAGTTCGGAATGGAGGACGGCATGGTCAAGGTAGTGCTGAATCCCAAACTCGAATCGCGCATACCGGAACAGGCGATGAAGCAGTTCCTGGCAGCGGAGCGGGAATTTGGCCGGGCGGAGCAATGA
- a CDS encoding methyltransferase domain-containing protein: MGTAQNAWYVNFFGDDYLNIYRHTFTAERAEKEVAFAAQKLGLSPDARVLDLCCGPGRHSVLLAQRGYRVTGLDLSQAYLDLARRTAADHQTAIDTVLADMREIPFDNHFDAVINMYSSFGYLESEAEDLKVLGSISRSLRRGGQLLLDMLNREWAVANYIQNDWHAEPDGTLYVEHRALDLESSRMRVRFVIVGPDGSRHDSPGHDIRLYTLTEMLRLLERAGFASVGVHGGFDGEKYGIETRRMILCARKKA; encoded by the coding sequence ATGGGAACGGCGCAGAATGCCTGGTACGTGAACTTCTTTGGCGACGACTACCTTAACATCTATCGCCATACATTCACCGCAGAGCGTGCGGAAAAAGAGGTTGCGTTCGCCGCGCAAAAACTGGGCTTGAGCCCGGACGCCCGGGTGCTCGATCTCTGCTGCGGTCCCGGCCGTCACAGTGTACTGCTTGCTCAGCGCGGATACAGGGTAACCGGCCTCGATCTGAGCCAGGCTTATCTCGATCTCGCTCGACGCACGGCCGCCGACCATCAGACTGCAATAGATACCGTGCTGGCGGATATGCGCGAGATACCGTTCGATAACCATTTCGACGCCGTAATCAATATGTATTCGTCGTTCGGCTACCTCGAGTCCGAGGCCGAAGATCTGAAGGTTCTCGGATCGATCTCACGATCTCTCAGACGGGGAGGTCAGCTTCTCCTGGACATGTTGAACCGCGAATGGGCGGTTGCGAATTACATTCAGAACGACTGGCATGCGGAGCCCGACGGCACGCTATATGTCGAGCATCGCGCGCTCGACCTTGAATCGAGCCGGATGCGTGTGCGGTTTGTGATCGTGGGTCCGGACGGCAGTCGTCACGATTCGCCGGGACACGATATCCGCCTCTACACGCTCACGGAAATGCTCAGGCTGCTGGAGCGCGCCGGGTTCGCAAGCGTCGGAGTACATGGTGGCTTCGACGGCGAGAAATACGGGATTGAAACTCGCCGCATGATACTCTGCGCCCGAAAGAAAGCTTAG